From Methanomassiliicoccales archaeon, a single genomic window includes:
- a CDS encoding SCP2 sterol-binding domain-containing protein yields the protein MSVRPVIESVVVRFNERVSKDPKLRKELAGLTKKVQLDLGQEKYYFVLKECCVPCVCDGVMTETPDITLFSDPETITKIVSGEMKMMKAWALKKVRLKGSIEDLMRFRKFL from the coding sequence ATGAGCGTCAGACCGGTCATCGAGAGCGTGGTGGTGCGCTTCAACGAACGTGTATCCAAGGATCCCAAGCTAAGGAAAGAGCTCGCCGGCTTGACCAAGAAGGTGCAGCTTGACCTTGGGCAAGAGAAGTACTACTTTGTCCTCAAGGAATGCTGCGTACCCTGTGTATGCGACGGGGTCATGACCGAGACCCCCGATATTACGTTGTTTTCTGACCCAGAGACGATCACCAAGATCGTCAGCGGGGAGATGAAGATGATGAAGGCCTGGGCGCTGAAGAAGGTGCGCCTGAAAGGCTCGATCGAGGACCTGATGCGTTTTCGCAAGTTCCTCTAG